A stretch of Perognathus longimembris pacificus isolate PPM17 chromosome 1, ASM2315922v1, whole genome shotgun sequence DNA encodes these proteins:
- the LOC125356692 gene encoding LOW QUALITY PROTEIN: basic proline-rich protein-like (The sequence of the model RefSeq protein was modified relative to this genomic sequence to represent the inferred CDS: inserted 2 bases in 1 codon), producing the protein MASASRTSSSRNLLLQGLLLQDHLLQSLLIQGLLLLEIRLLALLRPPPPGPPPPGRPPPRHPPPRPPPPGPPPGPPPGPPPPPPPRPPPARPPPPGPPPPGRPPPGHPPPRPPPPVPPSGPPPGPPPPGPPPARPPPPPGPPPPGPPPARPPPPPGPPPPGPPPARPPPPPGPPPPGPPPEPHLPEPPPPGPPPGPPPPRPPPPPPPGPPPPGLPPPGPPPPGPPPARLPPPGPPPWPSPPEPPPGSPPPWPPPPEPPPGSPLFGPPPPGPPPPGLPSESPPPGPPPPGPPPGPPPPEPPHPGPPPPEPPPPEXPPPPAPLPPGPPPPGPPPPVPPPPTPPPPGPPPPEPPPPEPPPPGPPLPGPPHTGPPPPWPSPPGPPPPEPPPPGPPPPGGPPLPGSPPGPPPGPPPPETSSFRDSSSRITSSRASSSRAFSPWTSSYRPPPGSPPPGPPPPEPHPPGAAPPRAPPP; encoded by the exons ATGGCCTCCGCCTCCAGGACCTCCTCTTCCAGAAACCTCCTCCTTCAGGGACTCCTCCTCCAGGATCacctcctccagagcctcctcatccagggcctcctcctcctggaaATCCGCCTGCTGGCCCTCCTCCG acctcctcctccagggcctcctcctccagggcgtCCTCCTCCCAGACATCCTCCTCCcagacctcctcctccagggcctcctccgggacctcctccaggacctcctcc gcctcCTCCTCCAAGACCTCCTCCTGCaagacctcctcctccagggcctcctcctccagggcgtCCTCCTCCCGGACATCCTCCTCCCagacctcctcctccagtgcctcCTTCGGGacctcctccaggacctcctcctccaggacctcctcctgcaagacctcctcctcctccagggcctcctcctccagggcctcctcctgcaagacctcctcctcctccagggcctcctcctccagggcctcctcctgcaagacctcctcctcctccagggcctcctcctccagggcctcctccagagcctcatcttccagagcctcctcctccagggcctcctccagggcctcctcctccaagaCCTCCTCCTCC gcctcctccaggacctcctcctccaggactTCCTCCTCCtggacctcctcctccagggcctcctcctgcaaggCTTCCTCCTCCAGGTCCTCCTCCCTGGCCTTCCCCTCCAGAACCTCCTCCAGGATctcctcctccctggcctcctcctccagaaccTCCTCCAGGATCTCCTCTTtttgggcctcctcctccagggcccccTCCTCCAGGTCTTCCTTCAGagtctcctcctccagggcctcctcctccagggcctcctccagggcctcctcctccagagcctcctcatccagggcctcctcctccagagccgCCTCCTCCAGA ACCTCCTCCTCCAGCGCCTCTTCCTCCaggtcctcctcctccagggcctcctcctccagtgcctcCTCCTCCAACGCCTccgcctccagggcctcctcctccag aacctcctcctccagagcctcctcctccagggcctcctcttcCTGGACCTCCTCAtacagggcctcctcctccatggccttctcctccaggacctcctcctccagagcctccacctccagggcctcctcctccagggggTCCTCCTCTTCCAGGatctcctccagggcctcctcctgggcctcctcctccagaaacCTCCTCCTTCAGGGACTCCTCCTCTAGGATCacctcctccagagcctcctcctccagggccttctCCCCCTGGACATCCTCCTACAGGCCTCCTCCAGggtctcctcctccagggcctcctcctccagagcctcatCCTCCAGGAGCTGCTCCTCCACGTGCTCCTCCTCCATGA